A stretch of Lathyrus oleraceus cultivar Zhongwan6 chromosome 6, CAAS_Psat_ZW6_1.0, whole genome shotgun sequence DNA encodes these proteins:
- the LOC127092996 gene encoding WAT1-related protein At3g30340, translating into MMQCHVLCKPVTTLIIVNLALAFVNLLLKMVLNEGMDYMSIVTYRQAISFIFMTPIAWFYEGKHKLEAHIICLLFLSALVGVTLPQYLFLLGLEYTSATFSCAFLNMVPVFTFIMSLPFGIEKVNLKSKSGKAKTLGAIVCIGGVLVLALYKGIPLNNSQSQHLENRYTSVSPSAKLEKWIIGSILLTAGCLLWSSWFVIQAKISKKYPYQYSSTAILSLFATIQSTILTLVIKGNNASWILKGKLEIVCVIYSGMVGSGLCYVAMSWCVKQRGPVFTAAFTPLLQIFVAVLDFSILKEEIYLGSIAGSALVIVGMYILLWGKSIEQEQCVMKDTQGNQDVECQ; encoded by the exons ATGATGCAATGCCATGTATTGTGCAAGCCAGTTACTACCTTGATTATAGTTAACTTAGCTCTTGCTTTTGTCAATTTACTTCTTAAAATGGTTCTCAATGAAGGAATGGACTACATGTCAATTGTAACATATCGACAAGCAATTTCATTCATCTTCATGACACCTATTGCATGGTTCTATGAAGG GAAACACAAACTGGAGGCTCACATAATATGTCTCCTTTTTCTATCTGCTCTTGTCGG AGTAACACTTCCCCAATACCTGTTTCTTCTTGGACTTGAGTATACATCTGCTACATTCTCATGTGCATTCCTCAACATGGTGCCTGTATTTACATTCATCATGTCACTTCCATTTGG GATAGAGAAGGTGAACTTGAAAAGCAAGAGTGGTAAAGCCAAAACCTTGGGAGCTATTGTGTGCATTGGTGGAGTTTTGGTATTAGCCCTTTATAAAGGAATTCCCTTAAACAACTCACAATCTCAACACCTAGAAAATAGATATACAAGTGTGTCACCAAGTGCGAAGTTGGAGAAATGGATTATAGGTTCAATACTTCTGACTGCAGGTTGCCTTTTGTGGTCTTCATGGTTTGTCATACAAGCAAAGATTAGCAAAAAGTATCCATATCAATACTCTAGCACTGCTATTTTGTCACTTTTTGCTACTATTCAATCAACAATATTAACTTTGGTCATCAAGGGAAACAATGCCTCATGGATCCTCAAAGGAAAGCTAGAAATAGTGTGTGTAATATATTCT GGAATGGTAGGATCAGGCTTGTGCTATGTGGCAATGTCATGGTGTGTCAAACAAAGGGGTCCAGTTTTTACGGCAGCATTTACCCCTCTTTTACAAATATTTGTAGCTGTTCTCGATTTCTCAATACTAAAGGAGGAAATATACTTGGGAAG TATTGCAGGATCTGCCTTGGTTATTGTTGGCATGTATATTCTTTTATGGGGAAAAAGTATTGAGCAAGAGCAATGTGTCATGAAGGATACACAAGGAAATCAAGATGTAGAATGTCAATGA
- the LOC127093413 gene encoding uncharacterized protein LOC127093413: MVIPPPVRPPRITNFLKPYVLKMHFTNKYVTAQVIHTPTATVASSASSQEKALRSTLETTRDVAAAAKIGKLLAERLSLKDIPAVSVHFKREQRYHGKVKAVIDSLRDAGVKLL; the protein is encoded by the coding sequence ATGGTTATTCCACCTCCGGTAAGGCCTCCAAGGATTACAAATTTTCTCAAACCCTATGTTTTGAAGATGCATTTCACCAATAAGTATGTCACTGCTCAAGTCATCCACACTCCAACTGCTACCGTAGCTTCTTCCGCGAGCTCACAGGAGAAAGCGTTAAGATCAACCTTGGAAACTACTCGGGATGTTGCTGCAGCTGCGAAGATCGGGAAGTTACTTGCAGAGCGGCTTTCGCTTAAGGACATTCCTGCTGTTTCTGTTCACTTCAAGAGAGAACAGCGGTATCACGGAAAGGTAAAAGCTGTTATTGATTCTCTAAGGGATGCTGGTGTTAAGCTGCTTTGA
- the LOC127092995 gene encoding pentatricopeptide repeat-containing protein At5g08305 produces the protein MLGGSLSCKTANINGTLLYLLGKCRSMLELKKLHAIGISFGLSHEDSFIYKILSFSALSNSGDIDYSYRVFSQLSSPTIFSWNTIIRGYSNSNNPIRSLFIFLKMLRHGVAPDYLTYPFLVKASARLSKQESGVSVHAQIIKTGHESDRFIQNSLIHMYASCGNIMWAHKIFDSIQGKNLVSWNSMLDGYAKCGEMALAQKVFESMQERDVRSWSSLIDGYVKDGEYREAMAVFEKMRAVGPKANEVTMVSVLSACAHLGALEKGRMMHKYIVDNCLPMTMVLQTSLVDMYAKCGAIEEALLVFRGVSKSQTDVFIWNAMIGGLATHGLVEESLKLFKEMQMVGIRSDEITYLCLLAACAHGGQVKEAWYFFESLVKCGMTPTSEHYACMVDVLARAGQLTTAYQFICQMPIEPTASMLGALFSGCINHRNLDLAETVGRKLIELDPNNDGRYIGLSNVYAVVKRWDDAKSMREAMERRGVKKSPGFSFVEISGILHRFIAHDKTHPDSDETYSMLHFVVCQMRHGCRQDNQEENLLNDTSIEDDLILF, from the coding sequence ATGCTTGGTGGGTCACTGTCTTGTAAAACTGCAAATATAAATGGAACTCTGCTCTACCTTCTTGGTAAATGCAGATCAATGCTTGAGCTGAAGAAGCTTCATGCTATTGGGATCTCTTTTGGTTTATCTCATGAAGACTCATTTATCTACAAAATCCTTTCGTTTTCTGCTCTGTCCAATTCAGGCGACATTGATTATTCCTACCGGGTTTTCTCCCAGCTTTCCAGTCCAACAATTTTTAGCTGGAATACAATCATAAGAGGCTATTCAAATAGCAATAATCCAATCCGTTCCCTATTTATTTTTCTAAAGATGCTGCGACACGGGGTTGCACCGGACTACTTAACATACCCATTTCTCGTGAAGGCCTCAGCACGCCTTTCAAAACAGGAAAGTGGTGTATCTGTGCATGCCCAAATTATAAAAACTGGGCACGAGTCTGATAGATTTATCCAAAATTCTTTGATTCACATGTATGCTTCTTGTGGGAATATTATGTGGGCTCATAAAATATTTGATAGTATTCAGGGAAAAAATTTGGTTTCATGGAATTCCATGTTAGATGGCTATGCCAAGTGTGGGGAGATGGCTTTGGCTCAGAAAGTTTTTGAGTCAATGCAGGAGAGGGATGTTCGGTCATGGAGCTCTTTGATTGATGGTTATGTGAAGGATGGGGAGTACAGGGAAGCCATGGCTGTCTTTGAAAAGATGCGGGCTGTTGGTCCCAAAGCCAATGAAGTGACTATGGTGAGTGTCTTGTCTGCTTGTGCACATCTTGGTGCTCTAGAAAAGGGAAGAATGATGCACAAGTATATTGTTGACAATTGTTTACCAATGACAATGGTCTTACAAACCTCTCTTGTGGACATGTATGCTAAATGTGGGGCAATAGAGGAGGCTTTGCTTGTATTTCGTGGCGTCTCAAAGAGTCAAACTGACGTGTTCATTTGGAATGCAATGATCGGAGGTCTTGCAACACATGGGTTAGTGGAAGAATCTCTTAAATTGTTTAAGGAAATGCAAATGGTCGGCATCCGATCTGATGAGATCACATACCTCTGCTTGTTGGCTGCCTGTGCCCATGGAGGACAAGTTAAAGAAGCATGGTACTTCTTTGAGAGCCTTGTTAAATGTGGCATGACACCTACAAGTGAGCACTATGCTTGCATGGTAGATGTGCTGGCGCGTGCAGGTCAATTAACCACTGCATACCAATTTATTTGTCAAATGCCCATAGAACCAACAGCTTCCATGTTAGGTGCTCTTTTTAGTGGGTGTATTAACCATAGAAATTTAGATCTTGCAGAAACAGTTGGGAGGAAGCTTATTGAGCTAGATCCAAACAATGATGGAAGATATATTGGTTTGTCAAATGTATATGCAGTTGTCAAACGTTGGGATGATGCAAAGAGCATGAGAGAAGCCATGGAAAGAAGAGGAGTGAAAAAATCACCTGGGTTTAGTTTTGTTGAAATATCTGGGATCCTTCATAGATTTATTGCCCATGATAAAACACACCCCGATTCAGATGAAACTTATTCTATGCTACATTTTGTTGTCTGTCAAATGAGACATGGTTGTCGCCAAGACAATCAGGAGGAGAATTTGTTGAATGATACATCAATAGAAGACGATTTGATTCTCTTTTGA